One genomic window of Hydra vulgaris chromosome 03, alternate assembly HydraT2T_AEP includes the following:
- the LOC136077729 gene encoding uncharacterized protein LOC136077729, with product MNKMLEEPFCWAIWNEDEDEDTSGVIPSNWVVTGSHVFWPPNNFLQVKHAFYGRREPDHTWKKFPLVKVKFLENMSFAMNYAVHISTGSPQIMKKSHQQRKK from the exons atgaataaaatgTTGGAAGAACCATTTTGTTGGGCTATTTGGAATGAAGACGAAGATGAAGATACCTCAGGTGTTATCCCATCGAATTGGGTTGTTACTGGAAGCCATGTTTTTTGGCCACCTAACAATTTTCTGCAAGTGAAACATGCATTTTATGGACGAAGGGAGCCTGATCACACATGGAAAAAATTTCCACTAGTTAAAGTTAAGTTTTTG gaaAATATGAGTTTTGCAATGAATTATGCAGTACACATATCGACTGGTTCTCCACAGATAATGAAAAAGTCTCaccaacaaagaaaaaaataa